The following proteins are co-located in the Colletotrichum lupini chromosome 4, complete sequence genome:
- a CDS encoding saccharopine dehydrogenase, with amino-acid sequence MASQSVLMLGAGFVTRPTLDILSDAGIPVTVACRTLESAKKLSEGVKHATPISLDVNDDKALDAEVAKHDLVISLIPYTFHATVIKSAIRQKKHVVTTSYVSPAMMELDQAAKDAGITVMNEIGLDPGIDHLYAVKTIEEVHREGGKILSFLSYCGGLPAPEASDNPLGYKFSWSSRGVLLALRNAAKYYKDGQVVDVSSKDLMATAKPYFIYPGYAFVAYPNRDSTPYKERYNIPEAQTIVRGTLRYQGFPQFIKVLVDIGFLEDAAQETLASPIAWKDATKAVVGAASSSESDLEAAIVAKAHFESPEDKQRILSGLRWIGVFSDEKITPRGNPLDTLCATLEKKMQFEEGERDMVMLQHKFEIEHKDGSRETRTSTLAEYGEPKGYSAMAKLVGVPCGVAVQQVLNGTIAERGVLAPMNSKINDPIMKELKDKYGIYLIEKTLS; translated from the exons ATGGCATCCCA GAGCGTTTTGATGCTCGGCGCGGGCTTCGTGACCCGGCCGACGCTTGACATCCTCAGCGATGCCGGAATCCCCGTTACCGTTG CCTGCAGAACCCTCGAGTCCGCCAAGAAGCTGTCCGAGGGCGTCAAGCACGCCACCCCCATCTCTCTCGATGTCAACGACGACAAGGCCCTCGACGCCGAGGTGGCCAAGCATGACCTCGTCATCAGCTTGATCCCCTACACCTTCCACGCGACCGTCATCAAGTCGGCCATCCGCCAGAAGAAGCACGTCGTCACCACCAGCTATGTCTCGCCCGCCATGATGGAGCTGGACCAGGCCGCCAAGGATGCCGGCATCACCGTCATGAACGAGATCGGACTGGACCCCGGTATCGACCACCTGTACGCCGTCAAGACCATTGAGGAGGTCCACCGTGAGGGCGGCAAGATCCTCTCCTTCCTCTCCTACTGCGGCGGTCTCCCCGCCCCCGAGGCCTCAGACAACCCGCTCGGCTACAAGTTCTCGTGGTCCTCCCGCGGTGTGCTGCTCGCCCTCCGCAACGCGGCCAAGTACTACAAGGACGGCCAGGTCGTCGACGTCTCCTCCAAGGACCTCATGGCCACCGCCAAGCCCTACTTCATCTACCCGGGCTACGCCTTCGTCGCCTACCCCAACCGCGACTCTACCCCCTACAAGGAGCGCTACAACATCCCCGAGGCCCAGACCATTGTCCGCGGTACCCTCCGCTACCAGGGCTTCCCCCAGTTTATCAAGGTCCTCGTCGACATTGGCTTCCTCGAGGACGCCGCCCAGGAGACGCTCGCCAGCCCCATTGCGTGGAAGGACGCCACCAAGGCCGTCGTCGGCGCCGCCTCGAGCAGCGAGAGCGACCTCGAGGCCGCCATCGTCGCAAAGGCCCACTTTGAGTCCCCCGAGGACAAGCAGCGCATCCTCAGCGGCCTGCGGTGGATCGGCGTCTTCTCGGACGAGAAGATTACGCCCCGCGGCAACCCGCTCGACACGCTCTGCGCGACGCTGGAGAAGAAGATGCAGTTCGAGGAGGGCGAGCGCGACATGGTGATGCTGCAGCACAAGTTTGAGATTGAGCACAAGGACGGCTCGCGCGAGACGCGGACGTCGACGCTCGCCGAGTACGGCGAGCCCAAGGGCTACTCGGCCATGGCCAAGCTCGTCGGCGTGCCCTGCGGTGTCGCCGTCCAGCAGGTGCTCAACGGCACCATTGCCGAGCGCGGCGTCCTAGCACCCATGAACTCCAAGATCAACGACCCCATCATGAAGGAGCTCAAGGACAAGTACGGCATCTACCTCATTGAGAAGACCTTGTCTTAG
- a CDS encoding hydroxyacylglutathione hydrolase, with protein MHIQSIPMWVGSSNNYAYLVKDDKTNDAVIIDPANPSEVTPVLQKAIKSGEINLTAIVNTHHHWDHAGGNKKLQGELGLDKLPIIGGKDCEGVTRTPGHGESFKIGEGIAVKALHTPCHTQDSICWFMQDGDQKVVFTGDTLFISGCGKFFEGNAEEMHSALNKTLAALPDDTVVFPGHEYTKSNVKFAASVLQNEAIQKLQAFAENNKETQGKFTIGDEKKHNVFMRVEDPEIQRVTGESEPVSVMNKLREMKNNFK; from the exons ATGCATATCCAGTCGATTCCCATGT GGGTGGGCAGTAGTAACAACTACGCCTACCTGGTCAAGGACGACAAGACCAATGATGCCGTCATCATTGACCCGGCCAACCCGTCCGA AGTGACTCCCGTGTTGCAAAAGGCTATCAAGAGCGGCGAGATCAACCTCACAGCCATCGTCAACACGCACCA CCACTGGGACCACGCAGGCGGAAACAAGAAGCTG CAAGGCGAGCTGGGCCTGGATAAGCTCCCCATCATCGGCGGCAAGGACTGCGAGGGCGTGACGCGGACGCCGGGCCACGGCGAGTCGTTCAAGATTGGCGAGGGCATCGCCGTCAAGGCGCTGCACACGCCGTGCCACACGCAGGACAGCATCTGCTGGTTCATGCAGGACGGGGACCAGAAGGTTGTGTTTACGGGCGACACGCTCTTCATCAGCG GTTGCGGCAAGTTCTTCGAGGGTAACGCGGAGGAGATGCACAGCGCGCTGAACAAGACGCTGGCCGCGCTTCCCGACGACACGGTCGTGTTT CCCGGCCACGAATACACCAAATCCAACGTCAAGTTCGCCGCGTCGGTGCTGCAGAACGAGGCGATCCAGAAGCTGCAGGCGTTCGCGGAGAACAACAAGGAGACGCAGGGCAAGTTTACGATTGGGGATGAGAAG AAACACAACGTCTTTATGCGCGTCGAG GACCCCGAGATTCAGAGGGTGACGGGGGAGAGCGAGCCCGTTTCCGTCATGAACAAGTTGCGTGAGATGAAGAATAACTTCAAGTGA
- a CDS encoding calmodulin codes for MLNFFATAGRAIVRAKLRAHGQCTVSEHARPHNPLTRPRRSFVPAQPSSSTSSSQAPASLVLATTTFSKSHHLSRSQQNSSKTPNQHLNSIQNFQNGKPPPPPSSQSSTHPKLTRQFQKPAKRKPPTQKPSSSTTDVPRPRASKLAKEHNISAHEEREIREAFSLFAEPLKGYSKEGVIPTSDVRSCLVALGIPPSSRDEQAEFVEILDPEGEGFVAYEPFFAVCALKYHQREERGGGEARRREVEEAFGLFTGAGAGGGSSASGSAGPRDVITIADLKRVAAVLREDVKDEVLRDMILEANGGAGVGKGVRRDEFEEVMRRAGVWR; via the coding sequence ATGTTGAATTTTTTTGCAACGGCGGGGCGGGCTATCGTGCGAGCGAAACTTCGCGCACATGGTCAGTGCACTGTATCCGAACACGCGCGGCCCCACAACCCATTAACGCGTCCCCGGCGCTCTTTCGTCCCGGCGCAACCATCGTCATCGACCTCCAGCTCTCAAGCACCTGCCTCGCTCGTGCTTGCGACGACCACGTTTTCCAAATCCCACCACCTCTCCCGCAGCCAACAAAACTCCTCAAAAACACCGAATCAGCATCTCAACTCCATCCAAAATTTCCAAAATGGTaagccaccaccaccaccctctTCGCAATCCTCAACCCACCCAAAACTAACACGCCAATTCCAAAAGCCCGCAAAACGCAAACCGCCAACCCAAAAACCCTCCTCCTCAACAACGGACGTCCCCCGCCCCCGCGCCTCCAAACTCGCAAAGGAACACAACATCTCCGCCCACGAAGAGCGCGAGATCCGCGAAGCCTTTTCCCTGTTCGCCGAACCCCTCAAAGGCTACTCCAAAGAAGGCGTCATCCCCACATCAGACGTCCGCTCCTGCCTCGTCGCCCTCGGCATCCCGCCCTCCTCCCGCGACGAGCAGGCCGAGTTCGTCGAGATCCTGGACCCCGAGGGCGAAGGCTTCGTCGCCTACGAGCCGTTCTTCGCCGTGTGTGCGTTGAAGTATCATCAGAGGGAAGAACGGGGCGGAGGCGaggcgaggaggagggaggTGGAGGAGGCGTTTGGGCTTTTCACGGGGGCCGGGGCCGGCGGAGGCTCTTCGGCGTCGGGTTCTGCTGGCCCGCGGGATGTCATAACGATTGCGGACCTCAAGAGGGTTGCTGCCGTGCTGAGGGAGGACGTCAAGGACGAGGTGCTGCGGGATATGATCCTCGAGGCCAACGGCGGCGCGGGCGTAGGCAAGGGAGTGAGGAGGGACGAGTTTGAGGAGGTCATGCGGCGGGCCGGGGTTTGGCGATGa
- a CDS encoding eukaryotic initiation factor 4E, whose amino-acid sequence MAARPALFTRGLSGLSQSTTDPNSPSVSSPADQRDDAKRNFLKAMRPLPTQHYWNVYFDKSCATPPPPPLKLSRLTPNTHYSRQAKDQQKSGNDEEYKVQLEQLGSQIESVQDFWKYNNNTPVDQIKMRESIYLFKQGFKPIWEDRRNINGGAWTFRVPKNIGPDVWTRVQLLAIGEKLQSVLDDNDQICGVGLSVRFNSHLISIWHRDGSKQKSVDAILECVLEELPAELRPKADNYFYKRHQDHAGFKAPPELQVVIDSQKAAADKAKAAAGGAPA is encoded by the exons ATGGCCGCCAGACCTGCCCTCTTCACCCGTGGCCTGTCGGGGCTTTCCCAGAGCACAACCGACCCCAACTCGCCCAGTGTCAGCTCCCCGGCCGACCAGCGTGACGATGCAAAGCGCAACTTCCTCAAGGCCATGCGCCCTCTGCCCACACAACATTACTGGAATGTCTACTTTGACAA ATCTTGCGCAACCCCACCCCCACCACCCCTGAAGCTTTCAAGACTAACGCCCAATACTCATTACTCCAGACAAGCAAAGGACCAGCAAAAGTCGGGCAACGATGAGGAGTACAAGGTGCAGCTGGAACAGCTTGGTTCGCAGATAGAATCCGTCCAGGACTTTTGGAAGTACAACAACAACACACCCGTCGATCAGATCAAGATGCGCGAGTCCATATACCTCTTCAAGCAGGGCTTCAAGCCCATCTGGGAGGACCGCCGCAACATCAACGGCGGCGCCTGGACCTTCCGTGTGCCCAAGAACATTGGTCCCGATGTGTGGACTCGCGTTCAGCTTCTTGCCATTGGCGAGAAGCTGCAGAGCGTACTAGACGACA ACGACCAGATTTGCGGTGTTGGTCTGTCCGTCCGCTTCAACTCCCACCTCATCTCCATCTGGCACCGCGACGGCTCCAAGCAGAAATCCGTCGATGCTATCCTGGAATGCGTACTCGAAGAGCTCCCCGCCGAGCTGCGCCCCAAGGCCGATAACTACTTCTACAAGCGTCACCAGGACCATGCCGGCTTCAAGGCACCTCCCGAGCTCCAAGTCGTTATCGACTCACAAAAGGCGGCCGCTGACAAGGCCAAGGCTGCGGCCGGAGGTGCGCCGGCTTAG